Proteins encoded by one window of Dendropsophus ebraccatus isolate aDenEbr1 chromosome 4, aDenEbr1.pat, whole genome shotgun sequence:
- the LOC138789289 gene encoding octapeptide-repeat protein T2-like: MGARDRDREQELGREDRDRKQELEAGDGDGEQELGAEDRDREQDLGAGDRDREQEMGEGDRDREQDLGAEGRSLEQRAGTKNRTWEQRAGAENRSWEQRAVAENRSWEQREGRSNRSCEQRAGAENRSWEQKAVATGVGSRGKEQIGFENGGQEQGTENRCSRFLNLMPTSTISVAVNGD, encoded by the coding sequence ATGGGAGCAAGGGACAGGGACCGAGAACAGGAGTTGGGAAGAGAGGACAGGGACAGAAAACAAGAGTTGGAAGCAGGGGACGGGGACGGAGAACAGGAGTTGGGAGCAGAGGACAGGGACAGAGAACAAGATTTGGGAGCAGGGGACAGGGACAGAGAACAAGAGATGGGAGAAGGGGACAGGGACAGAGAACAGGAcctgggagcagagggcaggagttTGGAGCAGAGGGCAGGAACAAAGAACAGAActtgggagcagagggcaggagcagagaacaggagttgggagcagagggcagtggCAGAGAACAGGAGTTGGGAGCAGAGAGagggcaggagcaacaggagttgcgagcagagggcaggagcAGAGAACAGGAGTTGGGAGCAGAAGGCAGTAGCAACAGGAGTTGGGAGCAGAGGGAAGGAGCAGATAGGATTTGAAAATGGTGGACAGGAGCAAGGGACAGAGAACAGGTGCAGTAGATTTTTAAATTTGATGCCGACCTCTACCATATCAGTGGCAGTGAATGGAGACTGA